Genomic DNA from Felis catus isolate Fca126 chromosome E3, F.catus_Fca126_mat1.0, whole genome shotgun sequence:
TCAGTGgccctgtattttttaaaatggttaagatggcaaagcTCACGTTATGTATATTTTtgcacaataaaaacaaaagaaaaaccctcCTCTGTTAAAGATTTCAGACCAAAGCCCAACGTGGGAAGAGGTACTTCGTGGCACATTTAATACACATGCAGCGTTGAAACTTCACGGTACGCATGGCGGCTCAGGCATCACAGAAAATCCACGGGCAAAGGCAGGGCTGGCCGGGGTCGCCTCACACTGGCGGCTTCCCAGACGTGCGTAGGAAGGGCAAAATCGGGCTAACTGCACGACCTCGTTCTCACGTCTGTCACCAGGGGCCACCGTGGCTCTCTGTCCTGCCCCCGGGCCTCTCTAGCTCCAGCTGACGCGGACCGAAAACACATTTAAGTGGGGTTTCAACCGATCGTCGACCCGGGCCGGTGTGGGGCCTGtttggtttttatctttcctgCTCCGGGAGGATGGAAAGCACCTGTCTCCCGGGGCAAGGGCTCGTGTCCAGTGGGGCACCGCCGGACAAGTGAGAAGGAGCCCCTGGCCGTCACAACCGTACCCAGGGTGTGTCTGGaaagcccctcctccccctcagaaGGTCCCCAAGGAGCTGCTCTGCAAAGAAGCGAATACCATGCGGCCCCCAGCCTGACTCTGAGAGAACCGTGCTCCCTGGGTCGTGgaaagcgtccaactcctgatgtCTCCTTCCTGTCCTGCTGTCCGGCCCAGCGAGGGTGACTGTCTGGCACGCTGGCCATTCCGAGGGGCGAGTCTCTGGAAAGGTGGGGACGCACACTCGACCACATCTCTCCTCTAGGGGCTCCCGCGAGCCtgggccccggggtggggggggctcgcCTGCGGCCAGATGAGGCCCCCTCCTGTCTGAGGCAGGGGCCGCTTTCGGTCACTCTCCTGCCTGGCGTCTCCGACAGGACCCCCTGGAAACAGAGGATCCCCGGGGGACACCCCCTTTCACGTCACTGCACCCCACTCAGACTGCAGCCCTGGTGGCCTGGCCCCTGGGGCACAGGGGCGAGCGCACGTCCCGACCCGGCCAgcccagcacccccctcccaccccgggcTGGCCCGGACTCACAGCTGACTCCTGCACCCCCAAGACTCGGGGAGGAGTGAGGCTGGGTCCCACAAGCGGCAGAGGGGAAGGCCTGGGGGGTCTTGAGGGCCGTTTGTTTTTGAAACGCACGAGGTGACCGTTTTTTTCCAAACAGGAGTCCGGAGGAAGGGGCGGCTCCGCGGAGTTGGGGCGCCCGCCCCCACGGCCCGCGGACACGGGAACAGGCCAGCACACGGAAGCGGGGCTGCGGGGCCGCGGGGCTCAGACGGTGAGGGAGATGAAGCTGTTGTAGCGCTGGATGTTCCTCTTGAGGATCTCGGAGCAGGGGCCCAGCACGCGCTCGAAGCGGGGCCGGTCCAGCTTGACGCACTTGAGGGGCCCCCGGGCCACCACGGTGGCCGCCCGGGGCCGGTTCAGCAGCAGTGCAATCTCCCCTGCGGGCGAGCGGGCGGTCAGGGGCCGGGTCCCCAGGGCTTCTCCAGACGGCTGGCCCCCCCACTGGCCCCCAGCACGCGCACGTGCATGCACGCGagggcacacacatgcacacacacacacacacacacacacacacactgacacgtCACCCTTGGAGCACAGCTGGGCACCGTCCTGCCTCCCCGCAGGGACTTGGGTCACTCGGGGCTCCAGGTCACACCCTCCCTGGGGACAGCCATGTCCGTTGAGGGGGTCCCGGCCTGCCCCCCACGGCCGCCCCCGCAGCTCTCCACCTCAGAGCCCTTCCAGGGCTCCCCTATGAGAGGCCGGGGAACCCACACTCACCAAAGTAGTCGGAgggccccaggcgccccacctccaCGTACTCTTCGTTGGGGGACCGGCGCTGGAGGACGGAGGCCGTGCCCTGCAGATGCCAAGGGACAGGTGAGGGTCAGCAGTTGGGGGGGTCACAGGCGAGGGGGCATGCGCAACCCCCCCTCCAGCTCCCGTCCGCCTGCTCCCCGTCTAAACCGAAGTCAGGCGTTTCCTCCTTGGAGACAGAAGGGTGTGAGGTCAGAGGCCACCGCAGGCCGGGCAGTGGGGAGAATCTTTGGGGGCAACCCGGGCTGACCTCGGGCTAGCTCCCAAGGACTTGGCGCTCCAGTGGGATGGGCGTGGTCTAAGGTCATGCCCCCAGGGAGCAGCGGGGGCCCCTCccgagcgggggtggggggtctgcAGAGGCTCAATGATTAACACGGAGCCCACGGAGCCGCCTCACACGCGGGGAGCCGCAGACGGGCTCTGACCCCAGGCCCCCTCACCTGCCAAGCGCCTCAGGCCAGTCCCCTGTCTGGAGCCCCCCCGACTCTACACCTGTGAGGATCAGAAGTGAGGCTTTGTAAACTGCCGGGAGCATCCAGCCGGCGCTCAGCCCTGCTCAGTGGATGTGCATAAACAGCATCACTCCTGCAGCTGAGCCCCACGGCCGGGCTGAACGGCCTCCGGAATAACCGAGCCTCTGGGACAGGCTGCCGACTCCTTCACCGCTGCCGAGGGGGCTGAGGCCCGGGGTGGACGAGGGCCCCTGTACCCTCTGCTGCCCCGGGGCACCCGGGCCCTCAGCCTATCAGGCGCGTCCGCGGCCCCGTGCCCTGGCAGCACCGACAGACGTGATCCTGATCCAAGGGGGGGCTCAGTTTACCCAGCTCAGGTCGCCGGCCAGGCCGGCTACCGCCTCACCGCAGGCTGGGGGAGACGCCGTGAGAAGACCCTGCTGGTGCCGCCGTGCCTGGAATCTCCGGGCACCGATCggcagccgcccccccccccccaccgccggcAGCTGGATCCCCGCGCTCACCCCTGCACCGGCCATGGGGCCGCTTGGCTCGTGGGCGTCTGGTGTGTTTATGAAGCCAGCTGATGGATGGAGCCAGACGTCTAAACAGCAGACCGATGCCGCCACTGCCCGGGAGGCGAGGGTGGCAGGGCCTGGAGCACACGTGCTCCCTGCCCAACCCCAGAAGGCACAGAGTCCTGGGCTGGGAGCAAGGCTGAGGGGACTCACAGGCTCTGACATCGTCAGGAGGCACAGGGAAGGTCACCCCAGCACCGCGTGCGGGCCCTCCGTGCCCTGGGCTGCTGAGACGGGCGTGATTTTTCTCAGAGCCCCGTTGTGCCCACCTAATTCTTTGACATTTATGTCCTATAATGATGACGTACGTGACCTACACGCCTTCCACTCCCGTTtacataatttccattttacaactgggactgttttcctctttcaaaaCCCCAGCAGTGGAACCGGATGTGTCCTGTGTGTACAATCAATGACACTCCAGGCCGAGAGCGTCCGTTCAGATGCAAAGCCAGCTGCAGGGGCCTGGGGGCTCCTGGAATATCTGTGAGGCAGTGGAACCAGAAGATGGGCAGCTGATTCAGTGGCCCAGACAGGTGTCAGGGCCCGAGGTTCACCCCTGCGTCCTGCTCTAGTGACCTCAGGCCCTCATGGTGGCACAGGAGCTGCCGCGGTTCCGGGAGTTGCCAAGTGTCTCCCCATGCTATCAGCAGGCACAGAACCCACTGCTTCCTCCTGCAGCTTCTCTCCTCAGCAGGAAAACCTTCCAGAAGCTCCCAGCAACCTTCCCTCACGCCACATTGGCCCAAACAGGTCGCACGCTCACAGAGGCCCAGCCGAGAGGACGGGCAGCAGTGGGAGGGGCTGAGGATCAGGTGGTGTTCCCAGGAAGGAGTAGGGATGGGTCTGGGTGGGCCAGCACTGGTCAGGAGACCACCATCCACCGAGAGACCAGCAGCATTTCCTTCCCGGGGGCGCACAGAGCAATGGCCACATGAGACGAGGCAGGCCACGACCGTGGACGCTGGGGAGCACGTGCACACAGGTATGTCACCGTCACAGCCAGACGGAAGCAAGGTCGTCACGCATGAAGCAGGGAGAGCCCACGGCAAACACACGGCAGGGGAGCACCACTGTCGCCGGCCGCAGCCCCTGCCTCCTTTGTGGGTAGACGTGACCACCCTCTcccggatggacagatggacagatggacagggCGTGCGCTGCCCCCCGCGGCTGTGACGTTGACCGCGGGCGCCAAGGCAAGGGGGCCCCAGGGCCACGTGGAGCCACCTCCCGGCCCAGAACGTGCTCACGAGAACACGCTTCCTTGCGCTCTCGGGCGTGTGGTTTCGGGGTCTCCTGATCTGGCGGTGCCGGCAGACGCTGTGGGTGCAGACCCTGCGCCCGCGGGGCCGCGGTTCCCACGACTCGCTGCCCAGGCTGCCGACGGGGCTGCACAGACACCCCCGAGGGACCGCCAGCCGGAATGTTCTGGGCCGGAGAAACACTTGCCAGAAGGCTAGACCGCACTCGTCAAATTCCTCTCTCAGTGACTCTAGGCCCGGCCCGAAAATAATCGGGTCTCGCCGAACGCGGCCTGGGAGGGCCCAGGAGAAAAGCATTAGCACCGGCGGCAGGGGCGGGATTCCTAGATGACTCCCTCCTTCGGCGCCGTTTCAGTTTTAAAAACCGACGAGATTTCCGTGGCTCGGATTTTCTCCAGTGGGCGGTGCGATGCCCACAGCGAGGGGAACCTGTCAGGGTGGCACGCGGGGGGGCACTTGGGGGCGGCTTCTGCTCCAGGACCCCAGCCGCACACCCTTTTACTCATTCGTTCGGGGGCTCAGTGCCTGCAGGGCGACTCCCTGGACCCCTGGACCCACCACCCCGGGCGGACGACAGGCTCGTGCGGGACCCGCGTCCGTCAGACCCTGTACGCGCCCCTGAACAACTGAGCGCCGCCAGGCAGGGGCGGGAAAGCCGTGAGAGACGCACCAGCCCCACCTGAAGCCAGAGCCCGCCGACCTCAGCTCCGCGGAGCGCCGGCCACAGCCGCGGGGTCCCCCCACTtcccagcctcagcctcctcTTCCACAGAGTGGGTACAGGACCGTTCGGCCTCCCGGAGCAGCGGCCCGACCGTCTGCACTTCAGAAGTAGCTCCATCCCCGTCAGATGGGACAGGTGGCCGTGAGGGCAGTGGGCGCTTGAATAAGCGGAACAGAAAACACCCGTGGCTGCGGCGTTCACGAGACGTTCCTGCCCGTTCCTGCCTGACGCCCGGGGACCCCTGTGGACGCACCGCCGTCCGTGTTTGTGTGCTTATGCACAGGCAGCGTGCTGCACGTCTGCACGCGCACGGGAGTAACTGAGCCCGCGGGTGAGAGCACCTCGCAGACAGCCCCAGGCTCCCCCTGCATCGGCGAGTGGGCGCCCGTCGAGCTCCTCTCTGTTCCCCCCGAGGGGCCGGGCCGACTCTGCCAGAGCCCCGGTCCCCCCTCCCTGCGGCACGGCGGAGAGCCACGGGGCAAGGGCATCACACCCCGCGGCCGCCCACACCCTGGCCGGGTTCGCACTCGGGTCCAAATGTCAGCCGTGAGGCCGGGGCCCCAGAGCGTGCAGCGCCACAAGCCCTGGCTGCTGGCGGTCCTTCCTCCAAACCCACGGTCTGTCTCATCCTCCCCCAAGTCAGGCGACGTCTGTCAGGAGCAGGGGGAAGCGGCCGGTGACCGATGCTCCAGCGGGCACACACGATGTCCGGGCTGCACGCAGGTGGCCGCACCAAACGTGCCCTGGAGCATGACGGGAGGGGCCTGCGGGTCCCAGCCCACGGCTCCCTTCCCCCCGGGCTCTGCCCCCAATGTCTGGCCGGTTCCTCCCTGCCACCCGCAGCCTCAGAGGCACCAGGGAGTGGGTCCGAGGCTTCCTGGCCACACACGCCCTGCTTCGagtgagggcaggagagagggaccaCCACCCAGGGCTCCttccaggctggggggggggggcgcgggcagCCCGCTGCAGTCCACTCTGGGGTCAAAGGTTCTGGTGCTCAGCCGAGCCCAACGGCCACCAGCCCCGTCCCCAGGAACCACCGTCTGCAGACTTCCTGTCTGTGCTGGCTGGCGGCCTCCACCCGGGGCACCAGAGCCACGGGTAGGCTCCTGTCCCAACGCCTCCCCGGGGGGTGGGCGACCCAACCCAGACCACACAGGGCACCGTGGCCAGCAACTACGCTCCAGCCCTGCGCCCGGGGTGAAGGCCTGAGCAAGAAACAGAGTCTGGACGTGCAGACCTTGGGGCGGGGGTCACGTTTTCTGTCTGGGAGAAACATCCCCCAGACTTTCACCACGTCTCTGACGCCGATAACAGAAGCCAGGAAGAACCCGTCAAGGAAAAGGCACTTAGGGACGCACACGAGCCGCCATGGGGACGGCGGTGAAGGGGGGGATggcgggtggggaggaggcaATGTTTTCCTAAAGACGTTTCTGTGTCACCAGACTTGTTCCAGGAAGTGACACTTCGGTGGCAcgattttgttaatgttttgtttttctaaggcTCCCATCGAGGTCTAGCCTCGGCTTCCAGCAAGCTGACTTGTGTGGTGATCCAGAATGTTCTGGGGCAGACAGTGCCAAGGCCCCGAGCCACACGACAATGCACTTAATCCACGGCGGCACAGAAGGTGACGTACGTGCCCTCACGTCCGTGTGCCGAGGCCGATCAGACACGAAGGCCTGGCCTGCCAGGTCCTGCCTGAGGGGTCGGCCAGGTGTGCAGGCAGGTGAGCTGGCGAGGGGGTCGTCGGGCCCTGACGAGGAAGGAGACATCACAGCGGCCTGCACGGGACGGGCCTGGGAGGCCCCCCTGGCGTCGGAGGGAGGCCGTCCAGGCACGGAGCGGGCACCAGTGTGGGTGGAAGCAAACCCCTTGCACCCGGCAACCGCGCCCCCGGGCCACACAAAAACCGGCGGCTAGGTGTTCAGGGCGGCTACGCCCACAGCAAGCATGCTGCCCTAAGCAAGCAAGCGGCTATGCGGGGTCAGGTCCAGACGAGGGGCCGCGATTCTGCACCACAAAGGACTGCATGCGATCACCGATAACCTGGACTGCACGCTGATTCCAACGACAGGACGTCCTGGAAGAGGCGGAGCTGCGCAGACAGAAGACGGGGGCTGCCTGGGCTCAgggcggagggaggagggaggagcagggggagcacAGGGGACTTTTAGGGCGGCGAACAGCGCGAGGGACACGGGACGGTGGACACCTGCCGTCCCACGTTCGCCCAAACCCACAGAACGTGCACCCACCCAGAGGGACCCTCCCGTGACCCATGGACTCCGGGTGATGACAGCGTGTCAGTGTGGGGTCACCGGCTGTGACAAATCCACCATCTGGGGGACACCGATAATGGGGGAGTCGGGGGGGAGTGGGGAATTACGGGAAATCTCTGTCCATTCAGCTCAACGTTGCGGTGAATCTAAAACTACCctaaaaaaatgaagtctcagggcacctgggggcttagtcaggtgagcgtctgactcttgagctcggctcaagtcatgatctcgtggtttgtgggatcgagctgacagctcggagcctgcttgggattctctctccttctctcctgcccgccccccctaGCCCCCAGCTCGTGAACACTCACGTGTGTGCgagcgctctctccctctcaaaataaataaataaacttaaaaaaaataaaatcttaaaaatcagagagagagagagagaacttctcTGAACTCCTGCTCTCTCTTATTCTGGGGGTCTGGCCGACGAGCCAGCAAGCACCTGTGACCTCGGGCAGCCCCGCGCCAGGCCCGCAGAACAACGGTCTGGGCCAATCGCTATCCCCGGATGCAGACTGGAGGCCACTTCCCTCTGTTGGTTTCTGTCTGCAGAACGTTTCCTGCACCTCAGGCCCCGCCCCAACCTGCCCAGCACACCCTCTCCGGCGGGACCGTCCCTGCTACCTCGTGGCTCCAGGGCCCCCAGCTACAGGGCCCTCCTGCCGAGGCCCGGCCCTCCTCCACGCGGACCCAGGGCCAGTCTGTGCCAACAGACTGGGACCACTTCCCTCCTTGGCAAGTAAACACAGAAGCGCCCGTAGCTGCTGTCCCCACCCCGCCTCGGCCTGGCACGCAAGGGCATGGCACCAGCCCAGCCACGAATGGCCCTGGGCACAGCCCACGGGGGAggtctcctccccatcccccaagaTCCCGGTGAATCGTGCATGCCCACCAGCCTGGTCTGTGTGTCTGAGGGGCCAACAGGGCCAGTCCCCGGACAGACCGTGGCCTCGGGAGCAGTGGTTATGCCTTTGCTCCAACACTGTGGACGTTTACAAAATTAACTTACTAAGAGAGCAGATAAACCAAATCTGGAGTTTCCGTGACAGTGTCTCCCCAGCTGCCAGCCGGTGGGCCTCAGGGGGTCCTCCTGGGCATGCAAAGTCAGGCCCGCCCACCTCCTTGCCAGTTCTGGAGACCAGGAGCCGGGAGTCTCAGGGCCTGGAACAGCTGGGGGCCTGGCCAGTTCTGCACccgctcgccctctctctgcccggaGCCCAATCCCTGAGGAGGCCTGGACGTGGTAGGTCCCACCTGGTGCGCCTGCCGGCTCTTTGGGAGGGAAGTGGTCTAGAGAACACGGGGCCACGCCCACCCCACCGGCAGCCACGGGTCAGGCCCTGGGAGGACCCAGGGGCTTTGCACTCTCCGGGTCTGTCGGCCGGGTTTACCAGGCCGACCTCGCTCATCCACTGAGGATGTTTTCAAGAGCTCTGGGGGTCTGGTGTCGTGGGGATTCAGACATAGCAGGTGCACGCACAGAGCCGGGAGACCACCTTGCCCAGGAGGGGCACTGCTCCGGCACAGAGACCCTCAGGGCTCAGGCGAGGCCCCCGGTCTTgcagcccagccctgccttcccGGCTGGGCTCCCACCGGACGGCAGACGTTCATGACTCACCAAGTGTCTGTAGGGCCATTTCCCGCACCTGTGCAGGGCAGGGGGTCTCCACCAGCCTTGGCCACACCTCGGGGACCAGCAGAGAGAAGACGAATAAGCAAACCCCACGACCATCTTCCAAAACGGAGCGGAGACACTCAGCCAGGCAAAGGCATGAGGGCGGGGACCCGGCCCCACTTACTGACTGGAGGAAAGGAGGCCAGCCACGCAGAGCCCCCAGCCAGGGCCCCCCAGCCCATGCTCCCTACGGCAGCCGCGTCTGCAGGCGCCCAGGGCCCTGCACCTGCCCGGCACCCGGGCCTGGGCCTCAGGGGCCCCACACCCCCCGCACAGACACCTGTCTATTCCAGAAAAGCCGACAAGGCACGTCAGTCGGGGTTCTCCAGACAGACAACCAATGGGACGTATATGTGTAGAGAGACGTCAAGTCCAGGAATTGGCTCACGGGACAGTGGGGACCGGGAGTCCAGAATCTATAGGGCTGGCCGGCAGGGGGTGTCTCCCCCGGGGGGACACGCGGGTCTTTCTTCTCTCAAGAAAAGCCTTCAACTGACTGGCTGAGGCCCACCCCTTCACTCAACATCAGCTCATGTCCATGCTAGTCCCATCTGAAAAATACCTTTGCAGAAACATCTAGACACCCGGGGACCGCGACTTGCTCAAGCCGACCCATCAAACTGACCCTGATGGCAGGGAGCCTCGGGGCCCGGGCCCCTTTCCCACCATCTCCCTGTGCGCAGACCAGCCCCGCTGTGCGGGGGAGCTCACAGGCGGCCCAGGAACCGGGGGTTAACCCACTCCACTGTGTGCGTGTGCTGTTCACCAGCTGAAAGAGGACAGCTCAAACCAGACTGGCCACGCGCCCGAAAGCTTCTGCAAGAACATGGGCCACCCGTGCCTCGCCTCgccccaggcctggcctgggggggtgggagggggtctCTTCTCGTAAGGAAACATCGGCCACAGGATGGTCACTGGGGTTTCCAGAAGTCTCCAACCAACGGAACAGCCGTCGGAGGGAGAACGGCCGACCCAACAAAACACACGAGTAACACTACTGCTTCGTCCCACAACAGTCTGGGTCGGCTCGGGTCAGATGGAGGCTGGCTTCCCCACCCGAGGCACCACTCAGACCAGGGAGCCACCAGGCAGCTCGCTGGGTGCTGTGGGGGAGCGAGGCTGGCAGGCTCGACCCAGGTGTGGCAGCTGTAGCCAGCGGGCCGCCTCTGGCCGTGTAGCAAACACCCAGGAAGCTGCATTTCAGGCCGAGAGCCTCGATTCCCGTGAACCCTGGGATCCCACCAGGCCCTACCGGACTTGGTTGATcacagaggaaaaggggaaaaaaatccaagttgCCAAGGAGACAACTTCAAATACATTTCCAGGAGGGTCGGGTTACATTCCAGAGCCGGTGCACGAGCCCCTGCCCCCATCCACAGGGAGGACGTGCAGGCACGGGGCCCCAGGCCCAGGGCGGGGCCCAGTGTCACTGTCACCCCACCGCCCTCCCTCGCACCTTCTCCTGGAGACCCCGCAGGGAGCCACACAGGCCCGCCCCGGGCACAGCACGAGACCCAGAAAGGTCCCTCTGCATCGTCGCCCATCACCCTGTGTGAATCACAGAGGGCAGTGCCATTCCAGAAAAGAATGAGGGGTGCCCGGACCCTCTTGTGGgacgcacacatgtgcacacatcaCGCGGGAGCAAGGAGCAGGACCCCGGCCACTGGGATGCAGGGCGCACGcttgctggctgtgtggcctggggcagaGGCCCAGCCCTCCCTTGCCCCAGGAGGGACGCTGGCCCCTGACCAGGCCTCCCTGacaggtgcctgggggctcacACAACGCCCGGCGCATCCTGGGCTCAGAAAGTCCCAGCTCACAACATCGGATTAACAAACCAGGTGACCACTCCCCTCCCTGGAGCTGTGtgagggccccccaccccctcgccaaTCTGTGCCCATCACACGCGTTTAATGCTTTTTTTACCCGTGTCCTTGGACCCGGCTGGGAGGTCCAAGCCTTAGTCCACAGCAAATGATGGACAATTGTGTGGGCTGGCCACAGTTACTCCCTCAGCTCGGAGACCACGACCCCTGAGACCATGAACCTCAAAGCCTGCGAGGCCGGCAGACCAGACGCAAGGGCCGGGTGGGGACTGTGGCTAACAGGGGTCCTTTCCCACCCCTCCAGTCTGCCGATTGTGGCTAGGTGCCACACGTTTACAGAGAAGTTAGATTCCCACTGCGATGAGAAAAGACCTTGATTTTTAAACACTGGTAATtaattcaaatgttttaaaaaaccacCACGCAGATGAATACAAACGCACCTCTGAGCCAAAGTGGCCCCGTGAGCACCAGCTTCTTATTAGTGAGTTGAAACCTAGGGCAAGAAAGGATTTGTGCCTTCGAGCCGGCACCACACCCTCCCCTTGGTCCCAGGTCATCAGAGGAGGGGCTCCACACGTGCACCCCTCGCGGGGACACACAGGCGGTTTCAGGGGTTGGTGGCTTAGAGCCACggtctgtccccctctcaccGGCCGCTCTCACCTAGGCACCCGCTAACGCCCGGGGACCACGGCTGCTCTCTGGAGGTGCAGTGGGCCGGACACCCAAGGTGGGGCGTCCAGTGCCCGGAGCTCAGGGCCCCACCGATGAGCTGAGCCGTGTGGGTGTCTCAGCACGGCCGCTGGTGCCAGGAAGGAGGCGCCCCCACGACCAGCCTGGGTGTCCCGGCGAGTCAGACCCCGCTTGTCCAGGAAGCAGCGAGGACCCTGCGGTTGGTCACATCCAATgcagatttgggggtggggtcCAACGAAGTGGTGGCTGGAgcgaccccctccaccccctcctggACCTCATGTTCTTAACCGGGAAATGCCAGGCCCACACAGACCCAGAGAGGGTGTCACGTCCGAGGCCACAGCAGAGGGGACATCACACACCAGCTCCTTTGAGGAGCAGGACAGGACCTCAagggtctccccaccccccaagcttGTCACGGGAGGAAGAAGCCAGCGGGCACTCCCCTGGGACCGGCTCCACTCCCTGTCGACCTAGAATCAGAATTCATTccgttttctccttccttccctctccctttagAAGGACTCATGACTCACGCAGCCGAGAACTGCTGGGGCTGGGGTCCTCCAGAAAGATTCACACGGCTGCCAGGGAGCCTGGGGCGAAGGAGCCACACGTGCCCCCCACCCACAGGCACCATGTGTCCccggtgggtgggtgtggggctgGGACGGGcgcagggcggggggcgggggtgggttgTGCCTCCGGTGCCCTGGCAGACCCACCTTCCAGAAATTTCAGGCGGGTGGCGGAAAGGAACCCTGACACGCCCTCCCGGGAGTCACAAACCAGATTTGTGTTTCCTGTCCAGGTCTCACCGGTGCTGTTCGTGCTTCCTGTGCCGGCAGAGAGGGCTCCGCATCTCACCGGCACCGACGACCCGGCAAGGTcccctcttgttttgtttttatttttaaaaacgtttatttttgggcgAGAGcgtgagagtgtgtgagcaggggaagggcggagagagagggggagggagggtcccaagcaaactctgcaccgtgagcacggagcctggcacggggctcgatcccacaaaccaggagaccgTGACCAGCCCCGAATGGCTGTCGAGAGTCAGACGTACCGAcggagcccccaggtgcccctccttcgtTTGTTTTGGACCCAGAAAGTGGCCACTGGTGCCGAGCAGGGCGTACTTTGCTGGCCGTGCAGAAACTCCAGCGTGGACGGCCTGCTCCGGACAGCGCCGGGCCCCCACGCTGCCCTGCCGAGGCCTCCCTCTCTCCGGCGGCAAGATGCACAGCTGAAGAATGTGTTTTAATGAGCATGAACGTGAAATCCTTCCGCCCCTGAGCGCCACGGGAGGAGGAAGCGAGCCCAACAGGCGGCGGCATAGTTGTGGCCCCGCGTAATCGGTGCTGCCCCCCGCGAGGCGGGCCCCCCATTCATTCCGGGCAGCGTCTGGGTGGGGGCTCACCCCGGGGGTCCCAGCCCAGCACAGCCCTGGGGACGGGCAGCCACAGCAGCTGCTTGCCTCTGTCAGTGACAGGCGCGAGTGTGGCCGACACGGATTACGGCCCCAGCGCCAGCTGTCGCCGGGCCTCGTAAAAATGACTCACGCGCCTCCAGCCTGGGAACCGGGAGCCTCTTTTAAAAACCAACGTCTTCGTTTGAGGTCCTTGTAGATGGGCGCACGGAAAGAGGCCACAGACATCTTTGTCCGCCAGTGACAACGCGCCACAGAGCTTGGGGTGCCGCGCCACCCAGGGTCCCGACGTGGGTTCCGACTCTCCACCCCCACTGCGCACACGCTCGCGTTCAGTCCGGCACAACGTCCTCCCGGGGCACCGCACGCCTGGGGACCCGACGCTGTTTTCCAAGAGGAGAGTCTCGCTTCCGACTCTCCGGGGCGAGAAGACACGACGGCACGGTGTGAGGCCGTTAGCGGGGCAGAGGGCGGGGGGCTCGGGGTCGGCACACGGGAGCGACGCGGACGGAGCCCCCGTGAGGGCGGCACTCACCTCCGTGATGATGAAGAAGTCGTCCCCGGGCTCCCCCTGGACCACAATCTTCTCTCCGTCCTCAAACTGCACAGGCTCCAAGGCGTCAGCCACGGTCAGGCGCTCCCACTTCTCCAGCGACTCTAGAGTGGGCGACAAGGGGACCGTCACTGCGGCCTCGCCCCTGCCCTGCACCCGAGCGCTCGCTCAGCCAAGTGCCGCGGATCGGCAGCGAGGGACCCGGGGCGCGTC
This window encodes:
- the LOC123382631 gene encoding uncharacterized protein LOC123382631, whose amino-acid sequence is MLFSWALPGRVRRDPIIFGPGLESLREEFDECGLAFWQVFLRPRTFRLAVPRGCLCSPVGSLGSESWEPRPRGRRVCTHSVCRHRQIRRPRNHTPESARKRVLVSTFWAGRWLHVALGPPCLGARGQRHSRGGQRTPCPSVHLSIRERVVTSTHKGGRGCGRRQWCSPAVCLPWALPASCVTTLLPSGCDGDIPVCTCSPASTVVACLVSCGHCSVRPREGNAAGLSVDGGLLTSAGPPRPIPTPSWEHHLILSPSHCCPSSRLGLCERATCLGQCGVREGCWELLEGFPAEERSCRRKQWVLCLLIAWGDTWQLPEPRQLLCHHEGLRSLEQDAGVNLGP